Below is a genomic region from Fulvia fulva chromosome 13, complete sequence.
CACTCCGCCGTATGTCCCTGGCCTCCACAATTCGAGCTCGTAAAGAAAGTGCACGAGCAAATGCCACCCTGATAGTCGGGATTGCAAGCGGCGATGTTGGCGCTGTTGGAGCCGCCCCAGCTGTAGTTGTAGCAGTCCCAGTTGGCGAAGGGGTAGGTTTCGACTGCGTAGGAGGTGCAGCCGCCGTCGGTGTAGTATTGGACTTTCATGCTGGAGGCGGTGGCGAGGGTGGTGAGGGTTGTGAgagagaggagggagaggaGGATGGATTGGGTAGGCATGGTTGCTGTGTTGGTGATGAGATGGGTAGTTCTCTGAGATGGTTGGATGGTTGGTGTTGACGATGGGCAGTTGAGATAGTGCTGAATTGCGGCGTTTATATGTTATCGTTGGAAGCCAGCTCAACTATACTGCAGTTGTCGATTGCTCTGAGCGTGCCGCCCTCGAATTGTCGGGACTTCATGAAGACCCACTGTTCGTATTCTGACATCGCATTGAGAAAGCTCATGGCTGACTGTGCAGCTACAATGGCCTCCTCTTGGACAGCCTCACGCCTGGTCAAGAGCACACTGATCATGAACACCCACTTGACTTCATCTTTACAGATCACTCGCCATGACATGTCAGTGGAGCGACAAGCAGAGGCGTGACTCACTTTGTCTTCCTGAATCCAGTGTTCAATATATGGAGGCGATATTTCCTGCTGAAAAGTTGATGTGCGGCTGACTTTGCATATCGCCACAATAGCAGCGAGTCCGGTTCGTCTTGCAAGACTTCCATGGATGCCGTATCGTTGGGCGCATTCGCTGATGACTGTAGACTGACTCCTGTAGAGGTGAAGCATGAGCCCACAGAAGGATgctattaatagtacttcgTGCCTCCTAGGCGCTCAAAGCTGCAGGTCCGCCTGGCCGACCTCACCTGATCAATGATGCCATTAAGAAGCCCAAGGTTCCACACGACGCGGATTGAATATCGGAGGAAATTTGCTTTTTTCGAGCTTGATGATCGTGACGTGCGGGTTGGTCGGCAAGACCATTGAGGAAGTATAATTTTTCCGGAATGTATCAAAGTTGCCAGTTCGCCCTGTCAGACCCAACGGCACACGACGGGCCGATTCTCGTTGCGCGTCGTCAATGGCAAAGTCCAAACTATCTCGTGTAAGACGGCTCTTGTTGACCCACGGTTGACTGGTCTTGACCGAAACGCATGGTCGGCGCAAGGAAATACTGGTGTGCCACCAACAGCTCGCTTTGTCACCGATGTGCCCGCCATAGGTGTCTGCATCTGGCCCCCATCAATGCAGTTTCCATACCGCGAGTGAAGGCCGGTGGCGTCGCGTTCAGGGTACAAGGGGGACGTCGTGGCTGAGGTTGTCCAAGCGCCTTCTTTGGATAGATTACCAGGCATCAATCGGCGCGTTTGAGCGGTTTGATCCAGTGACAGGCACCCGGGTTAAGGCTGTGGGAGGCTTTTCGAAGACCCTGCCACCGTAGTTCCTTTTCCCGTCCCGGATGTTGATTATAGGGAGCCAGCCGAGCTGTAATGATGGTGCTCCAGCTCTGAGAGGTCCATAAAATTGATTCCGTTTAGTCGAGCAACGCGTCATCACACCTCTATGCGCTGGGTATCCTTCGGTACAGAGTAGTTGATATTGTATCTGCGGCCCATCTCTCTGTTGATGCGAGCAAGCAATTTCTGTATAGACTGGAAGAGGACCGGATCCTGCACCTCCTCTGTACTTTGCGCTACCCTCAGGCTGAAACCTGTGACCATCATGCTGACCATTTCTGTATTAGCATCACTGATGTGTCTCTCCGAGATGATGGTGATGGCAGCAACGAGGTCGTGAAGGGAATGTGGTTGGCGTAGCACAGTTCCGACAAGCCAGCTCTTCTCAGCCATCCCGTGAGCTAGTCGCGCCAGGATTAGATGTGCAGCAGCATAGCAATTGAGAGCTTCGCTGAGGTTGTGTTTATATGGAATCAGTTCGGTGCTGAGTGTGCATAGTTCCAAAAGGCTCAAACTGTGCAGGCGGGGCGTGGTGCAGATCGTCGGATATGTCCATATGTAGGCCTCCTTCCAACTCTCGAGATCGTAGACCAGGCGTCTCACCCAGTAAGCCAATTCAAGGCCCTTTTGAACTAACGCATAGTGCCCCAGCTGTCCAGTCTTCATGGCCTCAATAGCAGCTAGGACTCCAGGAATTTCCACTAGGATGTCAACGAGTGCTTCCAGTATGGTCTTGGGCTGGCAATCTTCCGAGAATGGTATGGTCTTCCATTTCTCCTCCGCCAGGAACGAGGGCCGACGGTCATGGAGATTCATCAGAAACTGCGACACCGTTAGAAAGGGAAGTGCAGCAGTAAGACGATGGCGAAAAAACACACAAGATTGATCCGGTAGTATCGAAATGTCCTGTGCTCGAGGCCAGAAACGAAAGTATGAGGCCCTTTCTGCTCGATGAGATGAGCAAGACCTCTGATGTGAGGATACGCGGCGGCGGGATTGTTGGACTGGATAACCTGGACGACATGTCAGACAAACGAAAATGCACAACATCATTAGAACGCAACGCACCTCGAAGAGGGTCACAATCATGCAGGTGTGCATAACGATAGGATCGTTCCAGCGTGGACTCCTCAAGGACAATTGCAGCCGCCTGATTGTGTCTAGGTACATCTTGGTAGCATGCGTACGGACTTCAGATCTCTGCAAATCATTGGCAAAAATGGCCGTAGCATTGGCCTGCAAAGCCTGGGACATCATCCCGTAATGCCTTACAGAGGTAGCTCCATCCATGACCAAGGTCACCCATGGACGTTCTGACGAGGCGTTCGCACTGATCATGAAGCGAGTGAGGAACTGGCTCAAAATTCCTATGTGGGCTTGTGCGACAGGTATAGCGCCTCCGAGGATTATGTCGGCATGCACAGCAACATCAGCTTCCCGTGCTTGGTACTTAGCGATGGCATTGTCATGTTGCTTGACCGCTACTTTAGTAAGTGGTTCGTTCCAGTTCTGCAAGTCTTCATTCAGGCCCAATTGGACTGCAAATACTCCCTGGCCAGGCTTTTGCGCACGAGGGCGTCCTTCTGCACGTTTCCGGATCGTATCGAGACGTGCCTGGGAACTGGCCTTTGCTGCTTGGGCGCGTATGCTCTTCTTCTGCGCGGCTGAATCCACATTTTGCTGGACGTTATCCTTTCGCGTGTCGTCAATGAAAAGAAACCCACGTGACGTGCCCTGAGAGGGGTTTGTAGAGGGTGTAGTAGAACGTGAAGTGGCGGAGGAAGACATCAATATATTTTGATTTGGTACCGTCACGGAGGTAACACGGCAAGGATGTTGAGACACGACGGGGATGGCTGGCAAGTGCCGAATGCTCGGGTTCTGCATCGCCGTTGCTCCGGAATACGAGCCAACCACACCTCGTCTGTTCAGCTCTAGCAAAGCGTATCTAGCCTCATGCTCAAAGACGCCCGCAGAGTGCACTTCCTCTCTGCCAGTGCAGAAAGCCCTGATAACGTGCTGGGCGCCCTATGATGGTATCGCTGGGTCGGCAGACCGCTTCCTGGGGTATTCTGTTGTACGCCTCGATCATCTGACCATGCGAACAGCGGGTTAAGTATCAAGACCATGAGCAGACTCGAGGCGAAGGGGACGATTCGACATATACAGCTATGCTATCTATGATCAGCATTTAGCGAATCGTCCCGTCCCTTGGAAGCATCGCAATGTGCCAGAATCCTGTTCCAGAATCGTTCCTGCAGCCGCGTGCGTCATCGAGACAACACGCCAAGCAGTTGTATGTTGTTCCTGTTTACATTGAAGTCGACATGGAAGTCTTCATCAACGGCTAATACAAGATGTCGGACCAAAAGAACGGTATGGTTGCCATCATCAACCACTACACCCTACTTTCCACTAACACCACCCACTACAGTTCACGGCAAACCCCTCCAACAACACACCGAGAACGCCGGCTTCCATAAGGACGGCTACTGCCGCACCGGTCCCTCCGACAAACGACACCTCACCATAGTCGCGACTCTAACCCACTCCTTTCTTCAATGCGAGTACGGCGACGACGACTACAAGGGTCTCAAAGCCGGGCAGAAAACATGTATCTCCGCGTATGACTTTCGACAAGCAGTGAAAGAGATGGGACCGGATACGGCGCCAAAGGTGGATCTGAATGCTACGCATGATAAGGCGTTGGATGTGATTGGGCTGGACGAGTTGAAGAAGTATGCGAGCAAGAAGTGAGGTGGTGCGGCATGTTGATGAATAAAGATGCATGGGTCGGTGGTCAGGATGGGCTGACATTGGAAGTATGGATGGAGCTGAATGTGGCCCGCAGACAGGTGGCACAATGACGACGGCATCGTGATGTCGATGTGCGCCCAAATGTATGGAGGCCAAGGGCTGGGGCGCGCTTGGTGTCGTCCACGCTGGTATTGATCTGACGGTGGCAACATGGGGTGGGAGATAATTCGGGGTCCACCCAGTTGCAAGGTGCTCGCGTAAATCGTGGAGAGTATCGTTGCCGCGGAACATGGCTTATCGATACTGTCATCAGCTGGGTGCACAGCCGCGGAGTCTAGGCTTCCGTCCGAGTACCTTCTCTGCTCTGATGGTCGCGATGTCAACGCTGCCTCACTGCTTACCTCCAGCTCTGGGCCGAATTGCTTCATAGCGATTCAGTATGGCGGCGAGTGTTCTCCGTGGAAGTTGTAGCTGGATGGCCCGGTATTCGAGCTTGAGCTCCTCTCGCAAATGCCGCAACTTTGAGTCTTCTTCAGGTGTCCATGCAGCTCGTCTAGGTCCGCCTGCAGTTCTGTGATACCAACACACTCTACACGCCGGCGGTAGTCTTTGTAGCTCGAGACCGATATCATGCCAACTGGCGCCAGCGCTCTTCATGCGCATCATTGTTGCGATGTCTACAGGCGACCATGAGACACCGATTCGTGCCCTAGCAGCTTCCCAGCGTTGATCCTGGTACCGTATGTGTTCCAAGTACCTGGCTGTGGTCGCTCTGTAAGATCGACCTACACTTTGGGAAATCTCACCCAAAGTCTTGCCAGCAGCTTTCAGTGACGAAACAACGTCATCTTCTGCCGGCGTCCAGCGGCGCGCAAAGGGTGCGTGCTCTCCGGGAGGGACACCTTCGCTCCGGGTCTCGGGGCTAAGACTGTAAGCCTGCGCCTCACAACAGTATCGCAGCTCCGATATAACTCAAAGGCAATGTCTCTACATGATACTCCCGGCCCATGCCGCTTGATTATAAATTTATCTTCGTCCTCTGTGAAGCTCCGCCGCTTTCGTCGAACGTTGACTCCTTACGCACAGGCAGTTCCTCCACGGGCGTGCTATCTGCTTGATCGACATCAGAGCTGGCAAAATCATGAGAAGAACTTGCTTTGGGCGTGCTCGCCGAGATATGGCGGTATTGGGACGCGATTCGCAGAGCTCTCCAGAGGCTGTGTACTCCTATACGTGACGTCTCCAGTAATGATTTCGAATGGATCCGGCGAGACGAGCACGCTGTGGCCAGTGCTCGTCCATGTTGCAAGCTATGAATGCCACAGGTTGCGTAATTTTCAGGCTCCATGTTGCCCGCGAGAGCATCTTGAGTTGTGAAAGTCTACCAGCACATCTTTCTCTCGGTACTGACAGCGATCGAGAGGATAGTGGCGCGTGTTGATGTCTATGACCAGGGAAACAACGAGCGAGGGAGGTCGAGGAAAGTGCAAGCTCGAACTAGCGCCGGACCCGGTCATACTTATTTCCGGGCTTGGCCAGACACTGTGTTTCTTTGTCTCTGACATCTGCTCCTTCTCTGGAGTATCTCCTGACTACTCGAAATCCGCCTCAGATCGTTCGATGGAATGTCCGGCGCATGTGTACGATATGATCCTGCCATGATCGACTATTCAGCACAATCAGCATCCGGCCATCGATGATGTTCGCTGGGAAGTGGGCAAATCCTCTTTGCTGACCGATCTCTGCTGGCCAGCTCGACCTTGGAAGTGTCAATTCGATTCTTGATGACATAGTTCTACTGCTTCGAGGATCTCGCGGTGACCAACGTACTTGCGAGAGTGAGCATGCTACACATGCGCCAGCAGAGGCTGTTCCACCGGCGGGCACAGGTAGCTCTCTCGCACGTACCAACTACGAGCAGACCAATGAGTGTTGCGCCTCTATTCAGACCAGGACATCGCTTGGCAGGATGTTGATCCTTCAATCGCATTCCTTCGGCCGTGTTGAAACAGTAAGCGGGATATCCACGGGCATGCTCACAACACGCAGCCGAATCTATCTCCACATGGAGCTTGCGACCAGCTCGGACCACGCACAGATGCTCCCATGTGTACGACGCTTGTGGACCTCGACAGTACACCCGAAGACTAGTATCGCAGCGCGAAACAAGGACTGTAAACGGCGAAACGCAACATCGACCCCACCACTGTTTGCCTTAGTGCACGCTTGGCCAGCTGGTACCCACCAGCCAGTCGTTCGCTGCCACAACAACCCTACGGGTTAATGCAGAAGAGTCTTCGGGTTGTCCTATGTTGCACAGAAGACTAAGCCCTACGCTTTCTGAGGCACATGCACAGCATGTGGATTCGAAGGAAGTGGCACGGTTCCTGCCGCTTTTTCAGCGGCTAGTATGCACGGATTTGTCTATTGCTATCAAATTCGTGAGGGATGTAGTGCGCGGGACCCTCGCTTCGGCAGCACAACAAGAGCCCAGCCTAAGAATTACACCAAGATCTGGACAAGACTGAAAGCTGCGCGGAAAACCTGGCCTCATCAGGCGTCCTCACAAGGTGCCCTAAATGCGAGCACGATTACTCAGTCAGAAGGATGATACGGAGTCCTCGTGCGCCTGAGTACAGGGATATTCTCACCAGGATCATCGTCGTAAAATGTCGTCCACTCCTTGTTCATACCTGCGGCAAGCTCGATGCCGAAACTTTATGCTCTCGCCTCAGTTGAATATAAGACATCAGGTAAGCTGTATCTCTGACTACACGCAAAGTGGTTTCGTCCTACACTTGTTCCTCTCACTGCCTTTCACATACAGCTTCGGCACATCGGGCTGAAACAGGATGAGGGTCATCATTGCAGGCGGTAAGCATCCATCCCATCGACATCGCATCGAGGGCAACCCACCTGATCGCTAACAGGCGGTATCGCTGGCCTGACCATGGCCAACGCTCTGGAAAGGGCTGGCATCGACTTTATCCTCCTCGAGGCTCGAAGCGTGATTGATCCACAAGTTGGCGCCTCGATAGGCATAAGTTCTGCCGCCATGCGAATCTTTGATCAGTTTGGGGCAGCACAAGCTATTATCGATGAGACGTACCCCATCACAAAGACCAAACACCACCGGAAAGATGGCTCTCTCATCATGCCAGCTTCCTCGGCCGTGGAGATATTGAAAGAGAGGTTTGGCTATACTATCAGCTTCCTGGACCGACAGCTTGTGCTCCGAGCGTTAGCCAACACAGTCGCATCGGAAGAAAAGGTCCTGCTGAACAAGAGGGTGAAGTCTATCGAGCATCATGCCACGGGTGCCATGGTCTTTTGTGAAGACGGCACGTTCTACGACGGTGACATCGTCATTGGCTGCGATGGTGTCAATAGCAAAGTTCGCAACGAAATGTGGCGCATTGCTGGCACGACAGATCCGACCTACTTCACGGAGAAGGAACGGACCAAGATGACAGCCGAGTACACATGCCTTTTCGGCATCAGCAATCCCGTCGAAGGCTTCGACGAGGGAGACCTCGACTACACCTACGATAAAGACCACTCATTCCTCGCCATCACTGGCAAGAACAGAAGGCTGTACTGGTTCTACTTCGAGAAGCTGCCACAAGTCGCCACATGGAACACCAAAAACTTCCCACGCTACAGCCAAGCCGATGCCGAGAGACACGCCGAGAAGAACTCCTGGCGCCCTTGCCACGAGTCACGCACTCTCGGAGACGTGTGGGATAAGCGCATCACATATACTCTTGTACCAATGGAAGAAGCCCTCTTCGACCACTGGAGCTGGGGCAGAATCGCGACAATTGGTGATTGCGCTCACAAGATGACCGCTAACCATGGACAGGCCGGCAACAACGCTATCGAATCCGCCACAGCGCTTGCGAATGAGCTCAAGCGTCTCCACGATGCTGACGATACATCTCAAGCTTCCATCACGGCCGCATTCGGGAGATGGCAGAAGAAGCGTAAAGCACGTGTCGAAGCTACCGTGAAAGAGGCAGCTATGATCTGTCGTCTCCAAGCTCTGAGCACTTTCAAGGATTACTTTACAGTCTTCTGGATGCTACCGCTGGCTGCGGATCTTCTGCTGAATCTCTCTACAGATGCCATGATTGGCGCGGAAGTACTGGAGTACCTCCCGTTGCACGATCGAGCCTTTTCTGGATCCTGCGCATGGAATCCCAAGCAAGGAAATGGCTTCAAGGAAAGCTTGCTGAAGCGAGTCCTGTTCGCCACGCCACTTCTGGCGTTGTCATACTACGCCTCGCAGCACACCACTATCCTCTCTCGAGCAGACCTGATCGCGACGCTCCTCAACCCTTCAGCCGTCGATACGTCCTCCTGGCTCTATGCCTTCAGCCAAGCTGCCGATGTCCACGTCCTTTTCGCAACCTGGCTGATTGAATCGAATCGCAGGATCAACGTCTTGACCCCAACGCAAGTCGCACCGCTCTTCATGGTTGCAGCACAATACTTTGGCCCAGGCGTTGTAGCTCCGGTGTTCTATTTCCTATACTACATCCTCAGTCCCATCGATAAGTGGGCACCGGCGGATCTGCGATTGACGAATGTAGCCTGGACAAGAACTATCATGCCCATCATGCTTTTCGTCACACTGCATATCCTCGCCCTGAGGCTGATCGGCTCTGATTCGGGGATCATATTGACTCAGCTTCGATGGGCCGTGTCAGCGCTACCGCTGCTGTTCACCGCAATCCAGTGGCTGCTGGTGAAGACTGGTATAAGCACAACAGATATCCACCACGACTCCCGCTTCAATGTCAAGAAGGACGTCCCCGCCATCCGCGCCTGCATGCTCGTCCTCTCCGCCATCACGACACTCTCCTGGTGGATCGCAATACTCCGCAGCTCCATCACCCTGGACTCTCTTCTCGCCGACACAAACCACATCATCCTCCTCGCTGCAACAGCCCTCTGGCTCGGTCTCCTCTTCAAGAACCAGAAGGATGCCGGAATGGAGACGGTTAGTTGGATCCAAGCTTTCGCTACTGCTGTAGCTTTGACGATCGTGGCAGGTCCAGCGAGTGCGCTGGGGTTGGGGTGGTTGAGGAGGGAGGAGACGTTGGCGGGTAAGAGGCATAAGGATGCTGTGACGAGGGAGAGATACGCGGGGAAGACGCCGGCTGAAGTTTTGGCTGGGGACGGAGGCATGAATGAAAACGTAAAGAGTAATGGGGTTTCGAATGGGCATGCGAAGAGTAATGGGGTGATGAATGGTCATGGGAAGGCGAATGGTATGGCGAACGGACATGCAAAGGCGAATGGTGCCATGAATGGTCACGTTAAGAGTAATTGATCCGGCGAACGAAGGAGATGGGATGCGGCGTTTGAAGTCTACACTCTAATCTTAACGATTGTTCATTGTGCTATTTCCATGCAGAACCGACACCTTGCACACAGTAGCCGCATTCCAAACGTCTCCTGGCTCGATGGCTTCGAGCGAACATTGACCTGGAAGTCGCAGCGATGTGTCGCCGCACTCTCGAACGGCGTAATGTTGGTATAGCTGTTCGCCTTCGGGACCGAGCGGTCTTACTCAGCTCGCTCATGAACCCCAGATCTTGAATAGCATTTGGATTAAGGTGCGCCGCAGCGTCAATAAGGCTGACGTGAATGATGCAACGTTGGCTGGCAAGTCTTCAGACCATCGAGCTCATGTGTGGAAGTAGAGCCCGGACGCTGCAACGCTCCGTGCTCGGCATTGTAATGTTCTCTCGTGAAACGAGCCATCTGAGCGCGCTTTGCGCTTTCGGTTCGGGGTGTGATTCAATGTCGCTTAACAGATGGCGGCAAGTAGTGATATGAGGCTTTCCAAGGTCTCCGAGCATGGCTGACATGCTAACCCAAGGGCGCCTGTTGATGCTGATAAGGGCACCGTTCCGGTGATGTTGGTGGCTAAAGCCCGTCACTGGCGTTCTTTGGAAGTCATGGCGGCCCATCTCACGAGGAAGATCCGTGGACGTCAAAGGACAGCTTCGCTTCAATGGTCTCGGTGCATCTTCGTGCTCAAACCGATTACTCAGACACCGAATGGAGCCTGTTCGCACTTGCCCAGACAACGCTCACTGGAAAGCCATACTCTTCCTCAACTGCCTCTGCCTCTGATTGGCCTGCAGCTCCAGCCTCTCAACAGCATAGCTCAACCGCTCCTTCTTCTGCTTGAGCTGTTGGTACTTCAGCTCCTCCAGCTTGTCCAGTCCACTCGCACCACCCTTCATCCTGGGACTTTTGGCACCTTGACTAGCCCGCGAAGGCTGCTGTAGTCGACCCTCTTGCAGCTCTGCCTTGGCTATGAGCGACTTCTCTCGTCGTTCGAGCTTGTCGAGATAAGTCTCCACGCGGGATAACAGATTTGACACTTCGGGCTGGATCTCGGAGAGGAGGGAGGATTGGGCTGTGATGAGGTCGTGTTCGGAGACGAGTTCGAAGTGCTGGGGGAGAAATGTCAGGCTAAGTCTGCAAGGCCACTTGGTTCGGACGTACTCTTGTCGTTTGCAGCACTTTGCCGAGTCTTGGGTAATCGTTCACGCCGGAGTCCAGGATGTTGATGCTCGACTCCAGCAGTTGCATGCTAGACTGCAGCGACGAGACACAGCCTTGCAAGGCATTCTGTGTGCTGGTGTCCATCGTTGCTGGTGGTCATGTCAAGATGATGGTCAACGCGATACTGTCGCGTAAATAGGCAACGCAAGGTGGGTCGTATCGGATCGCGTCTCCGAGCGCGGCTCAAACTCAATTTTGTTGTAGGGGTGATTGACGAGTGTACAAGCTTGCTGAACCATGAAACAATAAGGGTGATCAGATACCTTCTGAATTGCATAAAATGTATCTATGGTGGCTACAGATATTGCTGATATAGGGTGTGTGTGCCAAGTGCTGACTCATATGGTACCCAAGTCACCTGATTCACAACACTCCCCTTTCAGGCTGGCAGATTGTCTGCCAGGATGACCCCATAGACCTAGTAGGTGCAGGCAACTCCT
It encodes:
- a CDS encoding FAD-dependent monooxygenase ntnK, whose amino-acid sequence is MRVIIAGGGIAGLTMANALERAGIDFILLEARSVIDPQVGASIGISSAAMRIFDQFGAAQAIIDETYPITKTKHHRKDGSLIMPASSAVEILKERFGYTISFLDRQLVLRALANTVASEEKVLLNKRVKSIEHHATGAMVFCEDGTFYDGDIVIGCDGVNSKVRNEMWRIAGTTDPTYFTEKERTKMTAEYTCLFGISNPVEGFDEGDLDYTYDKDHSFLAITGKNRRLYWFYFEKLPQVATWNTKNFPRYSQADAERHAEKNSWRPCHESRTLGDVWDKRITYTLVPMEEALFDHWSWGRIATIGDCAHKMTANHGQAGNNAIESATALANELKRLHDADDTSQASITAAFGRWQKKRKARVEATVKEAAMICRLQALSTFKDYFTVFWMLPLAADLLLNLSTDAMIGAEVLEYLPLHDRAFSGSCAWNPKQGNGFKESLLKRVLFATPLLALSYYASQHTTILSRADLIATLLNPSAVDTSSWLYAFSQAADVHVLFATWLIESNRRINVLTPTQVAPLFMVAAQYFGPGVVAPVFYFLYYILSPIDKWAPADLRLTNVAWTRTIMPIMLFVTLHILALRLIGSDSGIILTQLRWAVSALPLLFTAIQWLLVKTGISTTDIHHDSRFNVKKDVPAIRACMLVLSAITTLSWWIAILRSSITLDSLLADTNHIILLAATALWLGLLFKNQKDAGMETVSWIQAFATAVALTIVAGPASALGLGWLRREETLAGKRHKDAVTRERYAGKTPAEVLAGDGGMNENVKSNGVSNGHAKSNGVMNGHGKANGMANGHAKANGAMNGHVKSN
- a CDS encoding DASH complex subunit SPC19; its protein translation is MDTSTQNALQGCVSSLQSSMQLLESSINILDSGVNDYPRLGKVLQTTRHFELVSEHDLITAQSSLLSEIQPEVSNLLSRVETYLDKLERREKSLIAKAELQEGRLQQPSRASQGAKSPRMKGGASGLDKLEELKYQQLKQKKERLSYAVERLELQANQRQRQLRKSMAFQ